The Hugenholtzia roseola DSM 9546 DNA window TTTAATTGATGCTGTGAAAAATAAAAAAAAGAGGCTACAGGCAAAAAGGAAGTTAGCCTTAAAAGGCTGTCGCTTTTACCCTTCATGCTAATAAAAGAATGAGTGGGGCATTGAGCCGGCGATTCTACATCTCAGAGAGACTTGCAAAGCTCAAGAACTTCATTTCACCCTATCGGTTTTTAACCCGATTTCGCTAGTTCGGTCGCCCGAATTACGCTACCTTAGAACCGTTATAGTTACGAGGAAATCCTTTTTTACGGCACTCTTTTGTTTGCAAAGTTAAGGAAAAATAGCTACATTTCAAAAAATGAAACAAATAGACATCTTGAAAACGACTGCATTATTTTTGTTGAATATGTTTTTCAAACCAAGCCTGCACCGTTTCCAAAGTCTGTTCGCCCGAAGCCACAGAAAGTGTGAAATTGATAAGCATTTCCTCATCAATTATCAAGTCATAACCATTTAATTGTAGAAATAAAAGAGCGGCTTCCAGTCCTGTGCGCTTATTTCCATCTTGAAAAATATGATTAGAAATAATGCTAAACATATAAAGCCCCGCTTTTTGGGGTATCGTAGGATAAAGCGGTTCGCCAAATATTTCCATCTGCGCTGCTTCTAAAAGGTAATCCAAACTTTCCTCGTGAAGAAAGTTATAGGGCGGCACGAAATTGCCACCCACATCAGCAATAGTTAGTTTATTGATGAGAATAATGTCTTGTTTTTCTAAGTGATTCATTTTAAGAAAGGGCTTTAAAAACGTTGTGATACCTTTTGAAATCATTTTTAATAATTGCTTCCACTTCTTGCTGTCTTTTCTCTACCTGCTCCTCTGCTGGGGGCGCAAGGGCAGCCAATAGCTTATCCACTGCCGCTTCGGGCATCTTTTGGATTTTTTTGATGAGTGCTTCGCGTTTTTCGGTGAGTGTCATGGTATTTTGGGTCATAAGATTTTGGCGCGATAAAATGAAATAATAAGGTGAAATATTCGCCCACAAAGGCTTTTCAAACACAAGAAAACAAAAAAGGCGACAAGCGAAAAGGCACTTTTTTACGCCGAGCTACCACTGCTCCACCTTTCTCTTTTCAGAAAAAGGGCAAGAATCGAACTTGCGACCTGCGGGTAATGAGCCGAAGTAAGCCTTTTCTACGGCACTTTCAAGTAAAAACGCTATTTTGAGCAAGAAAGTTGCTTGCTATTCGTTTTGTTTTTCAAACAAAAAGCCCCTAAATGCTTTGCAGCAAAAGGGGCAAGACTTTTCTTTTTTTGTTTTTATACTAAAAATTCACTCAACTTTTTTATTTTACAAAAATATTTTAGCATAAACTTAAAATAAAAAAGGCGACAAGCGAAAAGGCACTTTTTGCGCCGAGCTACCACTGCTCTACCTTTTTTTTGCAAAAAAAGGGCAAGAATCGAGCTTGCGACCTGCGGGGTTAATGCCGAAGTAAGCCTTTTCTACGGCACTTTTGAGCAAAAACGCCGAGCAGGGAGAAAAAGTTTCCCTCTCTTTGTTTTATTTTTGGTACAATTTAAAGACTTGCGCCCCAAGTTTTTAGGTCGGCGAGCAAATCAGGGGCTAATTCGTCGTTGTATTCAAGTTGCATTTTTTTGGTCTTAGCGGCTGCCTTGCTTAGAAACTTTACTAAGATGGCTTTTCCCTTCTGCACCTCTGCTTTGGGGTCGCCTTTCAGACCTGCCTGCATCTTGCCCTGATACAACATGCCCAAGAGCCAAAAAATGCTCCACCTATCAGGCGTTTTTTCATTTTCTAATAGCTCCAATAAAAAAGGAATCGCCGCTATTGATGCCGAAAAAAGCAGTCCCTTTTGTATCAAAGCGGCAGTAAGTGCGTCTAAAGCATCTTGTCGCATTTCCTCTTCATTTGAAGCCAATCCTTCTATCAAGTCGGGCAAATCGGCTGCACTGCCATAGACGTGCGAGAGTTTTGCCCAATCGAGTGAGCGCAGTTTTTTGAGCATATTTTGAAGAATAAGGTATAAATTTTTATAGGGTAGCATTGAAAACACTACCCTATAAAAACGAAAGTTTTTAAGTATTATTTTGCAAAAAAATTAAAATATCACGTATCAGACCGAAACATTTTGAAGTTTGCTACACCTTACTTTCTGCCAATTCTGCCCTAAAACCTGCCTTCTGAACCAGCTCCTGAACTTGGGTAGGCGAAAGTTCGGAAGTGGTGATGGTCAGAATTTTATCAGGGTTTTGGGTATCCACTTCCCAAGTATCGATGGCGGTTTGGGCGTCAAAAATGGGTTTGACTTGTGCAATGCAGCCGCCACATTTGATATTTGTTTTGAATTGATAGGTATTCATTTCTAATTTGTTAGTGGTGATTTGACTTTTGGTCGCGATATAGGCAGCAGTCGGGCAGTGTTTTATAGACCTCGTCAGTTGCTTTTTCATTTTGGGTGTCGTGTCCGCTTTTAGCCACAGCCTTTTCCATGTCGGCTTGGGTAACTTTGGCAGGATTGAACTCCACGACGGCTTCTTCGGTTTGGGCAGTCCATTGCACAGTTTCTATGCCTTTGAGGTCGCCTATTGCATTTTCTATGCGCTCCCTGCACATTTCACAGTTGCCACGCACTTTGAAAGTCGCTTTTTGTAGCGAAACGGTAGCCGTCTTTTGGCAGGAGGCAAAAAACATTACCACTGCGACAAACATCAATAATATAATTTTCATATTAAGCATTTTTTTAAAAAGAATTGTAATTTTTTGATTTTAGAAAAAGGGTTTTCCCTTGTGAAAGCAAGTAGCAAGATACAAATTTTTGGCAAAATTAGAAAACAAGCCCCCAGAACGGCGACGATTTGGACAAAAAAAGCTATTTTTGCCTACTGCCTCATTTGGCACAAAAAAAAGTCTTTTATGCCCAAACTCATTCCCGAAATCGGCTTAGAATTTTTTACCGAAGACGAAACCGACCGCGAACTTTGCAAGACCTATTGGCTCATCGAAGAGGACGCTTTCCGCTATACGATTGCAGAAGTAGGGCTTCGCTTTCGCCTCAAACCTGCCCAAGTGCAGCGGCGTGTGCGTGCCTTTTGCAGGGCTTTTATCAAAAAATCGCGCTGCCAACTTTGTGGGCTGCCTGCCTACTACTTTGAACGTAGGGGCGATTTTTACGACAATCTCAAAATATTTAGCTACCAAGCGTGGGAAAATCCGCAGCCTTTTTTGTGTAAAACCTGTGAGCAAGAAGCCGAAAAAAGGCGCGAAGCACGAAAAATAGGGCAAAAAAAGACAAACACAATAGAAAGCCCTTTGGCGCAAGTATCGATTTTCCGCAGTCCGCTGCACCTAAATTATTTCAAGGAGCTAAGGCGCGAAAAATATTTTGTCTACCCAAGCCTCGATTTGGGCGTTTTTCTGACCCAGCAAAGTGAAAGCGCAAAACAAGAAATGGCTACCCTTTTAGAAGGCGATATAGAAAGTTTGCAAAGTCTAAGAATTGATTTTCTCGTCTGCGACGCACAGGGGCTGCCTTTGGAAGCACTCGATTACGACCCACAAAAGAAACTATCACAGGAGGAAATTAGGCGCAAGACCCAATTTTTCGCAATTTTAAAACTCCCGTATCAATGTCTTTTTGCCTGACCTTTGTTTGCCTAAATTGGGTTCGTGCTGCTTTGCAGGGACACTAATAGCAAATTTGAAAACCGTTTTTGCGATAATTTACCTGCCTTTATATAAAAAATGATTTATTACATCAAAAATAATTTCATATAAATCATAAACAAATCCCACCAAAAAGAAAACCCGCCTCTCAAAGAAAAGCAGGTTTTACCCAACACACAAACACAAACAATAAACAACACAAACGTAAAGAACCTAAGAAAGTTGCTATAAGCTATCTCTTTTTAGCGAAAAGATAGTTTTTATAGCTTGTCCTAACTCAAAGGCTCGATTTCCTTTTCTTCTACTGCGCCACTCAAAGGGGCATTGTCGCGCTTGCGCTCTGCCACCTCTACGTTGCGCCCATTTCTGCCAATGAATTTGTCCATAGAGTTATAGACTTCGAAGACATTTTCCGCCAAAAAGTCGTACATGCGAGCAGGCAAAACGCCGCGCAGTAGGGGCAAAAACTTAACCATCAGCGGCTCTGAAACTAAAATTTCGTTGTTTTCCACTGCCTCGATAATGCTATTGCAGATGTCTTCGGGTTCTAAAAGTGGGGTGAGAAGGGGTGCAGTTACGCCCTCGAACATACCCGTTTTGATGTAACTCGGCATAACGGTTGTAACCTGCACATTGCTATTTTTCTTCTCCATTTCGATGCGCAACGATTCCGACCAGCCCAATACCGCCCATTTGCTACCTGCATAGACCGACATGCGCGGGTTTGGCGTAAGGCTTGAAGCCGAGGCGATATTGATGATGTGTCCGCCTCTTTTATCCAACATGCCGCCGATAAAAACACGCGCAATGTGCATCACGCCTGCGACGTTGATGTCGAGGGTGCGCTCGATGTCCTCATGGCTGTGTTCGTCAAAATATTTATTGCCTACCACAATGCCTGCATTGTTGAAAAGAATATCGACCGTTCCGATTTCGGCTAAAACGTCGGTGGCGGCAGTTTTGATGTCGTCTAAACTTGAAACATCTACGCGGTAGGCATGTACGCGATAGCCTTCCCTGCGCAATTCGGCACTGACGGCATCGAGGTTGTCTTGGTTGATGTCCCAAATGATGAGGTCGGACGCGCCTTTTTGCAAGCATTTCTGACCTAAGATTTTGCCAATTCCGCTTGCACCGCCCGTAATGAGGACTACTTTATTGCTTATTTTTGTCATGAGGGTAGAGATTTTTAGAAACTATTTGAAAAAATATGAAACAAGAATTTGAAAATAGAAAAAAGAGGCTGCGCTCGCCTACTTTTTGTATTAGAGCGGATTGATGCGCAGGGTCTTTTCTAAATAGTGGAAATAGGTTTTGAGCATATCCTCGCGGCTGATGCTAAAATAGTGATGAATAATTTGCATCTTTCGCTTAATTACCTGCAAAACGCCCGTTAGTTGTCCCCAAAGGACAAAAGCCGCCTCGCTGGGGTCGGTAGGGCAAAAGAGACTACCATCTTTGATACCTTGCCGTAAGACATTGATAAGGATTTCCATAACAGAATTTCCCTCTTCTAAGGTCTTGATGGACTCTGGCTCGCTGCCGTCTAAGTTGAAATTTTCGTTTTGGTAGTCTAAAATGGTATTAAAGTAGTTGGGATACTCGAAAGCGAAATTTACGTAGGCTTGGGTCAGGGCAATGAGATTGTCGTAGCCCGATTTCGCCTTATCCGTAGCAGCACGAAGCAAGCGTTTCAAGACGCGAAAAGCACGCAAGATAATGGCTTTATAGAGTTCTTCCTTGCTTTTGAAGTAGAGATAGAGCGTGCCTTTGCTCAACTCTGCCTCACGTGCCACATCTGCCATCGTTGCCTTATCCATGCCTTGTGTGAAGAAGATTTTTTCGGCGGCATCTACAATGGCTTTTTTCCGAATTTTTTTCTCTTTGGCTTTTCGTTCTAAAACGCCCATAGGAATCAATACAAGTAGGGTAGTGAGAAATAAGTAGAGGTCAGTAAGTAGAGATAAGAAAACTGACCAAGAGTCATTTATTGAACGCAAATATAAGGCTAAGGTTTTGAAATACAAAGTCTTTTTCGTTTTTTCGGAAAAAAAAGAAAAAACAAGGCTAATGCGGGCTTCAATCCTTAGAAAGGAAGCACAAAGGCAGGCAGAAATGCAAAAAAGGCGATTTTTGTTACTTGTATTGCGTAGGCTTATTTGAAAATTTGGATAAGAAGTGTTATCTTACCTTATCATTTTAGCCCCTTTGCTATGTTTGTTGCTGATGCTCATTTTATTGCGGAAGTAGAAAACCTTATCAACGATTGGGAGCGTCTTTTGTACGCCTCTGAAAGTTGGGATAAAAACTTCGACCTCGCCTCCTTTCGCTTTCTACACACGCTCAAAGGCAGTGCTGCCCTTTTTGGATTTGCAGCTTTGGCAGAAACGGCTCATGTTTTGGAATCTTTTTTTGAAACGGCACAAGCCCAACATAGCCTTACACAGGCAGAAAAAGGCTTCTTTTTGAGTGCCGTCAGCCACTTTCGCTACCTTTTGCATCACGAACCCTTGCAGGGCAAAGATGCAGAATCGCATGCCGCCTTTCTCCAAAAAGTGGTCTATCACAAAAAAGGGCTGCACAAAAAAGAAATCGCTTCTTATTGGATACACTACCAGCCTGCCACCAAAACCGCCAAAGTAGGCATCAAGCCACACCTGCATTTAGACGACCTACAAGCCATAGAAGCCGAAATCGCAATCTTTGATATTGCCACCCCCCAAGACGCTCAAAACCTCGCACAAGGGAAAGCCCAAGAATGGGTTATCCTTATTTCGACCAAACTCAAAATCGAAGAATTGCGCAATATTTTCCTTTTTCTTACAAATGAATGTAAGCTCGATATTTTGCCCCTAACCTTCGAGGGTGTTCCCCATTTTAATCTCTTTACTTATCCGCAAACGCGCTCTTTCCTACAAAATTATTTTCAAAGTCCTGACAAGGAAAACCAAAATCCTGCCGCCCTTTCTGATTTTAGCACCTTCAAAAAAGCCCTATCCAACTTTCTAACCCCCTATTGGCAACAGACAAAGACCGCTGACGCGCCGACGCACGATTTGGAAAAGACAAGCCCCTCCCTACGTCTTGCACTTTCCGAAATAGATGCTTTGAGCCAACTTGTCGCGCAAAGTTTGGCGGCACTAAAAGTAGCGCAAATAGAAAAAGCCCAAGAAAATCTTATTTTATTACAAGAAAAAATAAAAAATTGGCAATACGAAACACCCGACAAACTCAAACAAAAATGCGATTTGCTTGTCCGCAACCTAAGTCAGGAAGGGCTTAAAAAGGGAACACTAAGCCAAGAGGCGCGTCTGGATTGGCACATCGAGGCGCAATTAA harbors:
- a CDS encoding TetR/AcrR family transcriptional regulator; amino-acid sequence: MRSINDSWSVFLSLLTDLYLFLTTLLVLIPMGVLERKAKEKKIRKKAIVDAAEKIFFTQGMDKATMADVAREAELSKGTLYLYFKSKEELYKAIILRAFRVLKRLLRAATDKAKSGYDNLIALTQAYVNFAFEYPNYFNTILDYQNENFNLDGSEPESIKTLEEGNSVMEILINVLRQGIKDGSLFCPTDPSEAAFVLWGQLTGVLQVIKRKMQIIHHYFSISREDMLKTYFHYLEKTLRINPL
- a CDS encoding heavy-metal-associated domain-containing protein, whose protein sequence is MKIILLMFVAVVMFFASCQKTATVSLQKATFKVRGNCEMCRERIENAIGDLKGIETVQWTAQTEEAVVEFNPAKVTQADMEKAVAKSGHDTQNEKATDEVYKTLPDCCLYRDQKSNHH
- a CDS encoding SDR family NAD(P)-dependent oxidoreductase, which translates into the protein MTKISNKVVLITGGASGIGKILGQKCLQKGASDLIIWDINQDNLDAVSAELRREGYRVHAYRVDVSSLDDIKTAATDVLAEIGTVDILFNNAGIVVGNKYFDEHSHEDIERTLDINVAGVMHIARVFIGGMLDKRGGHIINIASASSLTPNPRMSVYAGSKWAVLGWSESLRIEMEKKNSNVQVTTVMPSYIKTGMFEGVTAPLLTPLLEPEDICNSIIEAVENNEILVSEPLMVKFLPLLRGVLPARMYDFLAENVFEVYNSMDKFIGRNGRNVEVAERKRDNAPLSGAVEEKEIEPLS
- a CDS encoding type II toxin-antitoxin system death-on-curing family toxin, translated to MNHLEKQDIILINKLTIADVGGNFVPPYNFLHEESLDYLLEAAQMEIFGEPLYPTIPQKAGLYMFSIISNHIFQDGNKRTGLEAALLFLQLNGYDLIIDEEMLINFTLSVASGEQTLETVQAWFEKHIQQK
- a CDS encoding ATP-binding protein codes for the protein MFVADAHFIAEVENLINDWERLLYASESWDKNFDLASFRFLHTLKGSAALFGFAALAETAHVLESFFETAQAQHSLTQAEKGFFLSAVSHFRYLLHHEPLQGKDAESHAAFLQKVVYHKKGLHKKEIASYWIHYQPATKTAKVGIKPHLHLDDLQAIEAEIAIFDIATPQDAQNLAQGKAQEWVILISTKLKIEELRNIFLFLTNECKLDILPLTFEGVPHFNLFTYPQTRSFLQNYFQSPDKENQNPAALSDFSTFKKALSNFLTPYWQQTKTADAPTHDLEKTSPSLRLALSEIDALSQLVAQSLAALKVAQIEKAQENLILLQEKIKNWQYETPDKLKQKCDLLVRNLSQEGLKKGTLSQEARLDWHIEAQLRLHKTQIELLGEIFLHLIRNSFAHAFAFWAEKTTKPLISIHFETLKEGELIITYRDNGAGIDVEKIRQKALDTQLFSSAELENMDAERLVSLIFQDRFSTQAAEKLSHLAGRGIGMGIIKSQVEKMGGKYRLLVEKEGGFGLEIVLNI
- a CDS encoding heavy-metal-associated domain-containing protein, yielding MNTYQFKTNIKCGGCIAQVKPIFDAQTAIDTWEVDTQNPDKILTITTSELSPTQVQELVQKAGFRAELAESKV